From Salvia splendens isolate huo1 chromosome 3, SspV2, whole genome shotgun sequence, a single genomic window includes:
- the LOC121795954 gene encoding isoleucine--tRNA ligase, chloroplastic/mitochondrial-like isoform X2 produces the protein MAAKKSEGEKQGDGKYKHTIDLPKTAFGLRANSVVREPEIQKLWDENQVFERVTSRNTGGSFVLHDGPPYANGDLHMGHALNKILKDIINRYKLLQNFQVSYVPGWDCHGLPIELKVLQSLDQDARKELTPLKLRAKAAKFAKSTVKNQLAAFKRYGIWADWENPYLTLDPEYEAAQIEVFGKMALQGYIYRGRKPVHWSPSSRTALAEAELEYPEGHVSKSMYAAFKLVSGTTSCKLLEDFLPNLGLAIWTTTPWTIPANAAVAVNSKLQYTVVEVHSNSVETIGSSANKEKQIGRILKENENLHLIVGLDLVQTLEAKWGVKLTVKATVTGAELENCRYVHPVESRECPVIIGGDYITTESGTGLVHTAPGHGQEDYVTGLKYGLPVLSPVDDEGKFTEEAGQFNGLDVLGNGNIAVIECLDENLSMIMVEPYNHKYPYDWRTKKPTIFRATEQWFASVEGFRKTAMDSISQVTWIPSQAENRISAMTSSRSDWCISRQRTWGVPIPVFYHVESKEPLMNEETIDHIKSIISQKGSDAWWYMKVEELLPEKYRDQASSYVKGTDTMDVWFDSGSSWAAVLGKRSGLSYPADLYLEGTDQHRGWFQSSLLTSIAANGKAPYRGVITHGFVLDEKGFKMSKSVGNVVDPRTVIEGGKGQKEGFGADVLRLWVSSVDYSGDVMIGNTVLRQMSDIYRKLRGTLRFLLGNLHDWKAGYAVPYSELPLIDQYALFQLENVVKNIKESYDNYQFFKIFQIIQRFVVIDLSSFYLDVAKDRLYVGGTTSSTRRSCQTVLAAQLLSVSRVLSPILPHLAEDVWQNLPFSFTTAEGHVANFVFEAGWPVPNERHLAFPEDDVIFWGKILELRNEVNKVLEVARTQKLIGSSLEAKAYLYASDDGLVSRLVSLCSSENEADTLHRIFLTSQVEILRTIDDVKEDDIACTGEYLIDDTSKVWIGVSRADGSKCERCWNFSPQVGSYEDHPSLCSRCHSVVSHPIPALAAAS, from the exons ATGGCAGCAAAAAAGTCTGAAG GGGAAAAACAGGGAGATGGCAAATACAAGCACACAATCGACCTTCCTAAAACTGCATTTGGCTTAAGAGCAAATTCTGTTGTAAGGGAGCCTGAAATACAAAAATTATGGGATGAAAATCAGGTGTTTGAGAGGGTTACCAGCAGGAATACTGGG GGAAGCTTTGTGCTCCATGATGGGCCTCCTTATGCAAATGGGGATTTACATATGGGACATGCCTTGAATAAGATTTTGAAGGATATTATCAACCGCTATAAG CTTCTTCAGAATTTCCAAGTCAGTTATGTGCCTGGTTGGGATTGCCATGGGTTGCCAATTGAACTGAAAG TTTTGCAGTCTCTGGATCAGGATGCTAGAAAGGAGCTCACACCACTAAAATTGAGAGCAAAGGCAGCAAAATTTGCTAAATCAACTGTCAAAAATCAGCTGGCAGCATTTAAG CGGTATGGCATATGGGCAGACTGGGAGAATCCATATCTCACTCTGGATCCAGAGTATGAAGCTGCTCAG ATTGAAGTGTTTGGGAAAATGGCATTGCAAGGGTATATCTATAGAGGAAGGAAACCAGTACACTGGAGTCCTTCGTCTCGAACTGCTCTTGCAGAGGCTGAATTGGAG TATCCTGAGGGGCATGTTTCAAAGAGCATGTATGCCGCTTTTAAATTAGTGTCTGGCACAACTTCATGTAAACTGTTAGAGGATTTCTTGCCCAATTTGGGCTTGGCCATATGGACTACAACTCCATGGACTATTCCTGCCAATGCTG CTGTTGCTGTGAATTCAAAGCTTCAATACACTGTTGTTGAAGTTCATTCCAATTCTGTGGAAACTATTGGATCTTCAGCCAATAAAGAGAAACAAATTGGAAGAATCTTGAAGGAAAATGAAAACCTGCACTTAATTGTTGGATTAGACCTTGTGCAAACTCTAGAAGCAAAATGGGGTGTGAAGCTTACCGTGAAGGCAACAGTTACAGGTGCAGAGCTAGAGAATTGCAGGTATGTTCACCCCGTAGAGAGCAGAGAATGCCCAGTCATCATTGGTGGGGATTACATCACGACTGAGTCAGGAACAGGGCTAGTTCATACTGCTCCTGGCCACGGACAGGAAGATTATGTGACTGGCCTTAAATATGGTTTGCCGGTCCTCTCCCCAGTAGACGACGAAGGGAAATTTACCGAAGAAGCTGGACAATTTAATGGTCTTGACGTACTTGGAAACGGAAATATTGCTGTTATTGAGTGCTTGGACGAAAACTTATCAATGATTATGGTTGAGCCATATA ATCACAAGTACCCATATGATTGGCGTACAAAGAAGCCTACGATTTTTAGGGCAACTGAACAATGGTTTGCTTCAGTAGAAGGATTCCGTAAGACTGCAATGGATTCGATTAGCCAAGTAACCTGGATTCCTTCACAG GCAGAAAATCGAATTTCGGCCATGACTTCAAGTCGTTCTGATTGGTGCATCTCGCGGCAAAGAACTTGGGGTGTTCCAATTCCAGTTTTTTATCACGTGGAATCGAAGGAACCATTGATGAACGAAGAAACTATAGATCATATCAAAT CTATAATATCTCAAAAGGGGAGCGATGCATGGTGGTACATGAAGGTAGAGGAATTGCTTCCAGAAAAGTATCGTGACCAAGCATCCAGCTATGTAAAAGGAACAGATACAATGGATGTTTGGTTTGACTCAG GTTCTTCATGGGCTGCAGTACTGGGTAAGAGAAGTGGTCTTAGTTACCCTGCAGATTTGTACCTCGAGGGTACAGATCAACACCGTGGCTGGTTCCAAAGTTCGTTGCTGACAAGTATTGCTGCAAATG GAAAGGCTCCATATCGTGGCGTCATAACCCATGGATTTGTACTTGACGAGAAGGGTTTCAAGATGAGTAAATCTGTAGGCAATGTTGTCGACCCAAGAACTGTGATTGAAGGAGGAAAAGGCCAGAAG GAGGGCTTCGGTGCAGATGTACTTAGGTTATGGGTCTCCAGTGTAGATTATTCCGGTGATGTCATGATTGGAAATACAGTCCTTCGTCAAATGTCGGACATATACAGGAAACTAAGAGGAACCTTGCGATTTCTCCTGGGCAACTTGCACGATTGGAAA GCTGGTTATGCTGTTCCATATAGTGAGCTCCCGTTGATAGATCAGTACGCGCTGTTTCAACTTGAAAATGTCGTGAAGAACATCAAAGAGAGCTATGACAATTACCAGTTCTTCAAGATTTTTCAG ATCATTCAGCGGTTTGTTGTTATTGATCTCTCAAGTTTCTACTTGGATGTCGCCAAAGATCGACTTTACGTCGG GGGAACCACGAGCTCTACAAGGAGGAGTTGTCAAACAGTCCTTGCTGCACAGTTGCTTTCCGTGTCAAGGGTGCTTTCTCCTATATTACCGCATTTAGCTGAGGACGTATGGCAGAATCTTCCTTTCTCATTCACTACAGCCGAAGGCCATGTTGCAAATTTTGTCTTTGAGGCAGGATGGCCCGTGCCGAACGAAAGACATCTTGCATTCCCTGAAGACGACGTCATCTTTTGGGGGAAGATTCTTGAG CTGAGAAATGAGGTGAACAAAGTGCTCGAGGTAGCTCGTACACAGAAGTTGATCGGCTCTAGTTTAGAGGCGAAGGCCTACCTCTATGCATCTGATGATGGTCTGGTTTCCAGACTGGTTAGTTTGTGCTCGTCCGAGAATGAGGCTGACACGTTGCATCGGATCTTCTTGACATCTCAG GTTGAGATTCTTCGCACCATAGACGATGTGAAAGAGGATGATATAGCTTGCACCGGAGAGTACCTTATTGATGACACAAGCAAGGTGTGGATCGGTGTGTCTCGTGCAGATGGGTCAAAATGTGAGAGATGTTGGAATTTCTCACCCCAAGTTGGTAGTTATGAAGACCACCCATCGCTTTGTAGCCGGTGTCACAGTGTCGTCAGCCACCCAATTCCTGCTCTTGCTGCAGCTAGTTAG
- the LOC121795953 gene encoding uncharacterized protein LOC121795953, with amino-acid sequence MEPPPPQLLPSQPQHFSVRRYNHRGEGGGPVEMTKEHSHPDNIESSSASERRGGGEMRRPALDCNLASLCDHIQLEGFNNGVFSDVVLNAMGSTYHLHRLILSRSSYFRNMLQGPWKEANAPLLTLNVDDSNVNGEAMDIALAYLYGHYPKLNDNNAFRVLAAASFLDLQDLCAICTDFIIAELWSTNFLTYQVFAESQDYGSHGERVRNACWGYLCQSGAQELKEVLPKLSSQTLLALLTSDELWVPNEEKRFELALYTLLAKGTLCKKNHEQDSVGCKVIDSADSSRVSRKYVGDESTNALPETKKEHRKSKDEAEGQYTARKILVELADSIVDSHSNVGNFGEARTLYGESNLDSTYDCSRQCPSSSNTLYADDISASCSYSTVGQSELASSGLALEGPPDGDPCCQLNRSWAPGNQMHCMSMNSSCNMLMPNEWERCNVSSLTWGGRTVGRREVKRCLERHCGMSREDYDSFVNIFEGGSLLYCNMSFEVLINARKHLEEMGFPCKAVNDGLWLQMLLSQRVQEVGADTCRNCCRVSIACMCRQPFGYSTGVTAPGYYMQDHEHNNLPPNEIGHVYINSSAQGERNGLFRPVRVHDRGPIDGLAGIGRGNTFAPVATWPPTRYVFSRVPFGIGNRNSQQAPANDGPDNRPDSNADLAGDGLTVLVGLSMGSNDATNVHEVHLGREFETGQQSRQVGSFTPGSTGLTTSGIPMQLIDSPEHAMGVEWENANSSIPLDLKTPLNHFPPLRFAVEFQDVHRLCDGQVKHSPEAFYAGSLWKVSVQAFSDEDPQGRRTLGLFLHRRKAEINDPLRKVHMYVDSREKVTARYQLICPSKREVMVFGSYKQTGTLLPKAPKGWGWRTALLFDELSDLLQNGTLRVAAVVQLI; translated from the exons ATGGAGCCTCCGCCACCTCAATTATTGCCATCGCAACCGCAGCATTTCTCCGTCAGGCGATACAACCACCGCGGCGAGGGCGGCGGGCCGGTGGAGATGACGAAAGAGCACTCCCACCCGGATAATATCGAGAGCAGCAGCGCGTCGGAGAGGCGCGGCGGAGGCGAGATGCGCCGCCCCGCGTTGGATTGCAACCTTGCCTCGCTCTGCGATCATATCCAGTTGGAAGGGTTTAACAACGGCGTGTTCTCCGACGTCGTTTTGAATGCCATGGGATCCACCTATCACCTCCATCGCCTCATACTCTCCCGGAGTTCCTACTTTCG GAACATGCTCCAGGGACCTTGGAAAGAAGCCAACGCTCCACTTTTAACCCTGAATGTGGATGATAGCAATGTCAATGGTGAAGCGATGGATATAGCTTTGGCCTACCTCTATGGTCATTATCCCAAGCTTAATGACAATAACGCCTTTCGGGTTCTAGCAGCTGCTTCTTTTCTTGACCTTCAG GATTTATGTGCTATTTGCACAGACTTCATTATTGCTGAATTGTGGTCTACCAACTTCTTAACTTATCAG GTCTTTGCTGAGAGCCAAGATTATGGCTCACATGGGGAACGTGTTAGAAATGCTTGTTGGGGCTACCTTTGTCAAAGTGGGGCTCAGGAATTGAAAGAG GTCCTCCCAAAACTTTCCTCTCAAACATTGCTTGCTTTACTCACCTCAGACGAGTTATGGGTGCCCAATGAAGAGAAACG ATTTGAACTGGCACTATACACTCTTCTTGCAAAAGGTACACTTTGCAAAAAAAATCATGAGCAGGACAGTGTAGGTTGCAAGGTCATAGACAGTGCTGATTCTTCAAGAGTAAGCAGAAAATATGTTGGTGATGAAAGCACTAATGCTTTGCCGGAAACTAAAAAAGAACACAGAAAATCAAAAGATGAAGCTGAAGGCCAGTACACTGCTCGTAAAATTTTAGTGGAGCTTGCCGACTCCATAGTGGATTCTCATTCTAATGTCGGCAACTTTGGTGAAGCCCGAACATTATATGGTGAATCTAATTTGGATTCAACTTATGATTGTAGCCGTCAATGCCCTTCATCAAGCAATACACTTTATGCGGATGACATTAGTGCTTCATGTTCTTATTCAACTGTTGGACAGAGTGAATTGGCAAGCAGTGGTTTGGCGTTAGAAGGGCCTCCGGATGGAGATCCATGCTGCCAACTGAACAGGAGCTGGGCACCAGGAAATCAAATGCACTGCATGTCGATGAACTCTTCCTGTAATATGCTGATGCCTAATGAATGGGAAAGATGTAATGTGTCATCTTTGACATGGGGTGGTAGGACTGTGGGCAGAAGAGAGGTAAAACGTTGCCTAGAACGGCACTGTGGGATGAGCAGAGAAGACTATGATTCTTTTGTCAACATTTTTGAAGGTGGCTCTCTTTTATACTGTAATATGTCCTTTGAGGTCCTCATAAATGCAAGAAAACATCTTGAAGAAATGGGATTCCCTTGCAAAGCAGTGAATGATGGTTTATGGCTGCAG ATGCTCTTAAGCCAAAGAGTGCAAGAAGTTGGTGCTGATACATGCAGAAACTGCTGCCGCGTTAGTATTGCATGTATGTGCAGACAGCCATTTGGATACTCAACTGGAGTTACTGCACCTGGGTACTACATGCAAGATCATGAGCACAATAATCTACCCCCAAATGAAATTGGACATGTCTATATCAATAGTTCTGCTCAAGGCGAAAGAAACGGCCTTTTTAGGCCAGTCCGTGTACATGACAGAGGCCCTATTGATGGACTTGCAGGCATTGGCCGTGGAAATACATTTGCGCCTGTGGCTACTTGGCCACCAACTCGTTATGTCTTCTCTCGTGTTCCATTTGGTATTGGCAACCGAAACAGTCAGCAAGCTCCTGCCAATGATGGACCAGATAATAGACCTGACAGCAATGCAGACCTTGCTGGGGATGGGTTAACTGTTTTGGTTGGGCTCAGTATGGGATCAAACGATGCCACTAATGTGCATGAGGTGCATCTAGGAAGAGAATTTGAGACAGGTCAGCAGAGCAGGCAGGTGGGGTCTTTTACCCCTGGATCAACTGGGTTAACTACCAGTGGCATTCCCATGCAACTGATAGACTCACCAGAGCATGCTATGGGGGTTGAGTGGGAGAATGCAAATAGTTCTATACCATTGGACCTGAAAACACCTTTGAATCACTTCCCACCACTTCGTTTTGC GGTCGAATTccaggatgtgcatagactctGTGATGGCCAAGTCAAGCACTCACCTGAAGCATTTTATGCAGGTTCCCTGTGGAAG GTTAGTGTCCAGGCTTTTAGTGATGAAGATCCACAGGGACGCCGTACACTTG GCTTGTTTCTTCACCGGCGCAAGGCAGAAATCAACGATCCACTGAGAAAG GTCCATATGTATGTTGATTCTAGGGAAAAGGTTACTGCTAGATATCAG TTGATATGCCCGTCGAAGAGAGAGGTGATGGTGTTTGGGAGCTATAAACAAACGGGCACGCTTCTACCAAAAGCTCCAAAAGGATGGGGTTGGCGTACAGCTTTGTTATTCGATGAGCTCAGCGATCTACTCCAAAATGGAACCCTACGAGTTGCGGCTGTAGTGCAGCTTATCTGA
- the LOC121795954 gene encoding isoleucine--tRNA ligase, chloroplastic/mitochondrial-like isoform X1 has translation MDSTLFTKPTTFYSLTKMAAQKCSCRAPLLQNYSYFWNTNATSLLHLRRSSSSRVLSLLNVTRYSTCSGQEYGSSLKRRSRGPVMAAKKSEGEKQGDGKYKHTIDLPKTAFGLRANSVVREPEIQKLWDENQVFERVTSRNTGGSFVLHDGPPYANGDLHMGHALNKILKDIINRYKLLQNFQVSYVPGWDCHGLPIELKVLQSLDQDARKELTPLKLRAKAAKFAKSTVKNQLAAFKRYGIWADWENPYLTLDPEYEAAQIEVFGKMALQGYIYRGRKPVHWSPSSRTALAEAELEYPEGHVSKSMYAAFKLVSGTTSCKLLEDFLPNLGLAIWTTTPWTIPANAAVAVNSKLQYTVVEVHSNSVETIGSSANKEKQIGRILKENENLHLIVGLDLVQTLEAKWGVKLTVKATVTGAELENCRYVHPVESRECPVIIGGDYITTESGTGLVHTAPGHGQEDYVTGLKYGLPVLSPVDDEGKFTEEAGQFNGLDVLGNGNIAVIECLDENLSMIMVEPYNHKYPYDWRTKKPTIFRATEQWFASVEGFRKTAMDSISQVTWIPSQAENRISAMTSSRSDWCISRQRTWGVPIPVFYHVESKEPLMNEETIDHIKSIISQKGSDAWWYMKVEELLPEKYRDQASSYVKGTDTMDVWFDSGSSWAAVLGKRSGLSYPADLYLEGTDQHRGWFQSSLLTSIAANGKAPYRGVITHGFVLDEKGFKMSKSVGNVVDPRTVIEGGKGQKEGFGADVLRLWVSSVDYSGDVMIGNTVLRQMSDIYRKLRGTLRFLLGNLHDWKAGYAVPYSELPLIDQYALFQLENVVKNIKESYDNYQFFKIFQIIQRFVVIDLSSFYLDVAKDRLYVGGTTSSTRRSCQTVLAAQLLSVSRVLSPILPHLAEDVWQNLPFSFTTAEGHVANFVFEAGWPVPNERHLAFPEDDVIFWGKILELRNEVNKVLEVARTQKLIGSSLEAKAYLYASDDGLVSRLVSLCSSENEADTLHRIFLTSQVEILRTIDDVKEDDIACTGEYLIDDTSKVWIGVSRADGSKCERCWNFSPQVGSYEDHPSLCSRCHSVVSHPIPALAAAS, from the exons ATGGACTCCACCCTGTTCACTAAACCCACAACTTTTTATTCCCTCACCAAAATGGCTGCGCAGAAATGTTCTTGCAGG GCTCCGTTGCTACAAAATTACTCATATTTTTGGAATACAAATGCTACCAGCCTATTACATTTACGAAGAAGCTCTTCATCGAGAGTCTTATCCCTCTTAAATGTGACCCGCTATTCTACTTGCTCTGGTCAAGAATATGGCTCGTCATTAAAGAGAAGATCACGTGGACCTGTCATGGCAGCAAAAAAGTCTGAAG GGGAAAAACAGGGAGATGGCAAATACAAGCACACAATCGACCTTCCTAAAACTGCATTTGGCTTAAGAGCAAATTCTGTTGTAAGGGAGCCTGAAATACAAAAATTATGGGATGAAAATCAGGTGTTTGAGAGGGTTACCAGCAGGAATACTGGG GGAAGCTTTGTGCTCCATGATGGGCCTCCTTATGCAAATGGGGATTTACATATGGGACATGCCTTGAATAAGATTTTGAAGGATATTATCAACCGCTATAAG CTTCTTCAGAATTTCCAAGTCAGTTATGTGCCTGGTTGGGATTGCCATGGGTTGCCAATTGAACTGAAAG TTTTGCAGTCTCTGGATCAGGATGCTAGAAAGGAGCTCACACCACTAAAATTGAGAGCAAAGGCAGCAAAATTTGCTAAATCAACTGTCAAAAATCAGCTGGCAGCATTTAAG CGGTATGGCATATGGGCAGACTGGGAGAATCCATATCTCACTCTGGATCCAGAGTATGAAGCTGCTCAG ATTGAAGTGTTTGGGAAAATGGCATTGCAAGGGTATATCTATAGAGGAAGGAAACCAGTACACTGGAGTCCTTCGTCTCGAACTGCTCTTGCAGAGGCTGAATTGGAG TATCCTGAGGGGCATGTTTCAAAGAGCATGTATGCCGCTTTTAAATTAGTGTCTGGCACAACTTCATGTAAACTGTTAGAGGATTTCTTGCCCAATTTGGGCTTGGCCATATGGACTACAACTCCATGGACTATTCCTGCCAATGCTG CTGTTGCTGTGAATTCAAAGCTTCAATACACTGTTGTTGAAGTTCATTCCAATTCTGTGGAAACTATTGGATCTTCAGCCAATAAAGAGAAACAAATTGGAAGAATCTTGAAGGAAAATGAAAACCTGCACTTAATTGTTGGATTAGACCTTGTGCAAACTCTAGAAGCAAAATGGGGTGTGAAGCTTACCGTGAAGGCAACAGTTACAGGTGCAGAGCTAGAGAATTGCAGGTATGTTCACCCCGTAGAGAGCAGAGAATGCCCAGTCATCATTGGTGGGGATTACATCACGACTGAGTCAGGAACAGGGCTAGTTCATACTGCTCCTGGCCACGGACAGGAAGATTATGTGACTGGCCTTAAATATGGTTTGCCGGTCCTCTCCCCAGTAGACGACGAAGGGAAATTTACCGAAGAAGCTGGACAATTTAATGGTCTTGACGTACTTGGAAACGGAAATATTGCTGTTATTGAGTGCTTGGACGAAAACTTATCAATGATTATGGTTGAGCCATATA ATCACAAGTACCCATATGATTGGCGTACAAAGAAGCCTACGATTTTTAGGGCAACTGAACAATGGTTTGCTTCAGTAGAAGGATTCCGTAAGACTGCAATGGATTCGATTAGCCAAGTAACCTGGATTCCTTCACAG GCAGAAAATCGAATTTCGGCCATGACTTCAAGTCGTTCTGATTGGTGCATCTCGCGGCAAAGAACTTGGGGTGTTCCAATTCCAGTTTTTTATCACGTGGAATCGAAGGAACCATTGATGAACGAAGAAACTATAGATCATATCAAAT CTATAATATCTCAAAAGGGGAGCGATGCATGGTGGTACATGAAGGTAGAGGAATTGCTTCCAGAAAAGTATCGTGACCAAGCATCCAGCTATGTAAAAGGAACAGATACAATGGATGTTTGGTTTGACTCAG GTTCTTCATGGGCTGCAGTACTGGGTAAGAGAAGTGGTCTTAGTTACCCTGCAGATTTGTACCTCGAGGGTACAGATCAACACCGTGGCTGGTTCCAAAGTTCGTTGCTGACAAGTATTGCTGCAAATG GAAAGGCTCCATATCGTGGCGTCATAACCCATGGATTTGTACTTGACGAGAAGGGTTTCAAGATGAGTAAATCTGTAGGCAATGTTGTCGACCCAAGAACTGTGATTGAAGGAGGAAAAGGCCAGAAG GAGGGCTTCGGTGCAGATGTACTTAGGTTATGGGTCTCCAGTGTAGATTATTCCGGTGATGTCATGATTGGAAATACAGTCCTTCGTCAAATGTCGGACATATACAGGAAACTAAGAGGAACCTTGCGATTTCTCCTGGGCAACTTGCACGATTGGAAA GCTGGTTATGCTGTTCCATATAGTGAGCTCCCGTTGATAGATCAGTACGCGCTGTTTCAACTTGAAAATGTCGTGAAGAACATCAAAGAGAGCTATGACAATTACCAGTTCTTCAAGATTTTTCAG ATCATTCAGCGGTTTGTTGTTATTGATCTCTCAAGTTTCTACTTGGATGTCGCCAAAGATCGACTTTACGTCGG GGGAACCACGAGCTCTACAAGGAGGAGTTGTCAAACAGTCCTTGCTGCACAGTTGCTTTCCGTGTCAAGGGTGCTTTCTCCTATATTACCGCATTTAGCTGAGGACGTATGGCAGAATCTTCCTTTCTCATTCACTACAGCCGAAGGCCATGTTGCAAATTTTGTCTTTGAGGCAGGATGGCCCGTGCCGAACGAAAGACATCTTGCATTCCCTGAAGACGACGTCATCTTTTGGGGGAAGATTCTTGAG CTGAGAAATGAGGTGAACAAAGTGCTCGAGGTAGCTCGTACACAGAAGTTGATCGGCTCTAGTTTAGAGGCGAAGGCCTACCTCTATGCATCTGATGATGGTCTGGTTTCCAGACTGGTTAGTTTGTGCTCGTCCGAGAATGAGGCTGACACGTTGCATCGGATCTTCTTGACATCTCAG GTTGAGATTCTTCGCACCATAGACGATGTGAAAGAGGATGATATAGCTTGCACCGGAGAGTACCTTATTGATGACACAAGCAAGGTGTGGATCGGTGTGTCTCGTGCAGATGGGTCAAAATGTGAGAGATGTTGGAATTTCTCACCCCAAGTTGGTAGTTATGAAGACCACCCATCGCTTTGTAGCCGGTGTCACAGTGTCGTCAGCCACCCAATTCCTGCTCTTGCTGCAGCTAGTTAG